The sequence below is a genomic window from Candidatus Methanoperedens sp..
AACATTTCGATTAACTTCAAGGAGTGGCTGAGACTCATTCCTTACAATGGATGAATAAATATCTTTTTGAAAATACAATATCTTTTTAACCACAAATTATTTAATGATTGGTAATCATACATACCATGTTCGTAAAATTACGAACAATAAAGATGACACCATAGAATTTAAGTATGATAAAATCTTCATGAGATTTCCCCCGAGGGACAAATGAAAAAGGAAACTATCCAGCCCGAATCCAGAGACCTGGCTTTCCGCGACCTTATTTTGAAAACACCGATCGGTGAAAAAATTCCCACATGTATGCAGTGCGGGATATGCGCAGGTTCATGTCCTGTAAGCCACGAAATGGATTACACGCCGCGGCAACTTGTCCGCATGGTTCAGCTCGGTCTCAAGAAGGATGTGCTCAACAGCAACACTATATGGATCTGTACTACATGCTTTTCATGCTCGGTTCGCTGTCCGAGAGGGATACGTCCCACCGAACTCATGGAGATGTTAAAGCCCATAGCCGTGGCGGAAGGCATAAGGAACAAGAACGCGAAATTCGATCAAGTTTTCTCGGACGTGGTGAAGAAAAATGGAAGGGCATCGGAATTCCTGTTGATCTCGAAATACAGCCTGTCCGACCCCGGGATGATAAAACAGGCTCCTTTCGGTCTCGCCCTGATCTCAAAAGGAAAGCTCCCGTTGGTCATCGATAAAATGGATGATACACGCGAATTGGAGGGTATTTTTGATCCCGGTACGCCGCCTGGGGAAAACAAGGAAAAACCTGAAAAACAAAAAAGCAATGAGGGGCCGGAGAAATGAAATATTCTTATTATCCGGGGTGCGCGCAGCATGGAACGGCCGTAGATTATCGCATGTCTGTGGCAATCGTGTTCAAGCGGCTCGGTATTGAGCTTGAAGAGATCAAGAACTGGAACTGCTGCGGAGCCCTGCACGTGGACGACTGGAACACGAGAGTTGCACTCTCGGCAAGAACCCTGGCAGCGGCAAAAGGTCTCGATATAGCAACCCCGTGCAATCTCTGCTACTCTAACCTTATGCGTGCGAACACCGCATTTGAAGACAGCTCTCTGAAAAATAAAGTCAACGAAGCCCTCATGACCAAATACGAAGGGAACACGAAACCAAAGCACCTTCTTGAAGTGGTAGTGAAAGATTTCGGCCTCACGAAACTCTCTGAACACGTCAAGCACCCGCTGAAGATAAAAGCTGTACCTTACTACGGCTGCCTTCTCACTCGCCCCGAGAACAGGTTCGATAGCCCTGAGAACCCAAAATCGCTGGATAATCTCCTTTCGGCCCTGGGCGCAGAGCCGGTAAAATACTATTACAAAACGAAGTGTTGCGGCGGCCCCATTCTCATTACTAACGAAGATTTGGCTCTGTGTCTGGCAAAAGATCTGCTGCTCATGGCGAAAGAGTCGGGGGCTGACTGCATGGTAGTGACGTGCCCGATGTGCCACCTCCAGCTTGATGCCAAACAAAAGGCAGTAGAATCCAAATATGATATCAAGATAGAACTTCCTGTTATTTATTTCACGCAACTCATTGGCCTTGCCATGGGCCTTACTCCGGAGGAGCTCGGATTGAAAAAACATCTTGTCTCTGCTGAAAAACTGATCGCTAAGATAGGGAGGTAACGATGGCAGAAAACGAACCAGTTCCAGAGTCGCTTCCCGAGAAAGAACCTGCGCCCAAGAAAATTGGCGTATACCTTTGCAGATGCGGTGGTAATATCGGCGATGTGGTTGACCTTCAGGCCGTAGCGGAAAGCCTGAAAGAAAATAAGGATACAGTAGTGAATATCCAGGATTACCTGTGCAGCAGCCAGGGACAGGAGAAAATAAAAAACGACATCGAGAAAGGAAAGGTCGACCGCGTTGTAATCGGTTCATGCTCACCCAAACTGCATCTTGAAACATTCAGAAGCATGGTAAAAAAAGCGGGGCTCAACCCCACTCTCCTTGAGATCACGAACATACGCGAACAGGCAAGCTGGGTGCATGAGAAAGACGGAATCAACCCAAAGGTCAGGGGATTGATAAAAGGTGCCGTAGCCCGCATGGGATCATTGGAATCGCTTGTGCCGCTTGAGAAAAAACTTGTGGACAGGACATTAGTCATTGGTGGGGGAATTGCGGGGATAACCACATCCCTTGAACTCGCAGATTCCCATGAAGTGATACTTATAGAAAAGCAACCTTTCCTTGGGGGGCACATGATCGGATTATCCAAGACCTTCCCCACACTTGATTGTTCCCAGTGTATACTCACGCCAAAAATGGTGGCCGTGCGCAATCATCCAAATATCACCATGTTCACGCAGACGGAAGTTGGGGATGTCAGCGGAAGCCCGGGTGATTACTCGATTACACTCAAACACAGCCCCAGATATGTGGATATTAAAAAATGCATCTCCTGCGGAGCATGCGCCAGGAAATGCCCTACAGGCGCCATATTCCTGCCCTTTGCCCAGGCGATCCCACAGGCGTACGTGATCGATATGTCTAAATGCAAGAACTGCAGAGCCTGTGTAGAAGTATGCCCACGCGACGCTGTCAACCTCGAAGCAAAGGAAGAAAAGAGCATAATTTCGGTCGGGGCTGTCACTATGGCCACGGGTTTTGAGCCTATTGATCCATCTTTCATAGAAGAGTACAACTACCCTGCCCCAAATCTCCTTACAGCAGTTGAATTTGAGGAGATGCTCTCGGCAAGGAGCAAAACCGGGATGAGACTTCAGAAAGCAGATGGGACATTCCCCAATCGGGTGGCTTTTGTGTTGTGTGCCGGGAGCCGTGATTTTACAGGCAGAGGGAGAAAACATTGCTCCAAGGTATGCTGTATCTATTCGCAGAAACAGGCACAGCTCGTCAAGAAAATGAAAGGTGATGCAGAGGCATGGATATTCTATATAGATATGAGGTCTGCGGGAAGAAGATTTGAGGAATTCTATTACCATACGGCGCAAAAGGGTGTCAACTATGTGCGCGGGAAAGTCTCCGAAATCATCCCAAAACCCGATAGTACGCTCATGGTGCAGTATGAAGATACGAATCTGGGCCGAAAAGGGCGGGAGATCTTTGACATGGTAGTGCTGTGTCCCGCGCTTATTCCGTCCGCGGGTACTAAGGAGCTTGCCGATAAGCTTGGTGTGCCCCTTGGAGATGACGGGTTCATAGAGGAAAAGCATGTCAAGCTTGACCCTGTTAATACATTGAACCAGTCTGTGTTCGCGGCAGGCTGTGTTCTTGGCCCGAAGGATATCCATGATTCCGTGACCGAAGGCATGAGTGCGGCGCATAAAGTCGGGCAGTTCCTCGGGAAGGGCATTATACTCATCCCGCCTGAAAAACCAATGATTTTGGAGTGCAACGGCTGCGGAGATTGCGTGAAAGCCTGCCCTTATAATGCTCTCAGCCTTGAAAGGGGAAAAGCGGTCCTCTCGCCGCTGGCATGCACCGGTTGTGGCACCTGCGTCCCGGCGTGCCCGATAAAAGGCATTGAGCTGAGGAATTTTACGCGCAACCAGTTGAAAGCGCAGCTAAAAGGGATATTGAGCGAAGGAACGGGTGTGATCGTTTTTATCGATCCTTTTGCATACGCGGCCGCGGATATTGCAGGGGTCAACCGCAAGCAGTATTCATCTCTTATCAGGTTTGTGAGCGTGCCATCCATCCACGTACTGGATGCCGATGTTGTCAATGCTGCTTTTGAATACGGCGCAGCAGGAGTGATGCTCATTGAAGGAACCACGGATGAAAAACTTACATCGCTCTCCGATGACCTTTACAAAAAGCTTAAAAAGGAGACACGGAAGCATAAAAAACCGCTTCGGTATTCACATATAGAGACAGCACAGTACGAGAAATTGACCGACCTATTGAATGTGTTTGCATCACAGGCCGGTGCGAAGGCCGAAAGGAAGGGCAATAAAGTGCAGGGGAATAATCTGAAAGAAATCGCTGACACCGAAGAAGACTGAAATAACTGACTTAAACCAACTTCTTAATCCGGGTTCGCATCAAGTTAAGCAGAAACTGCTGAAAGCTAGCACCTATTGGCGATTTGGGCCGGAAAGCTGTCAACGATTTATCCGGTTAATATGGATAGTTATACAAAGAGGAGAAAATAAAGATAGTCTACGTAAGGGGTAATTTATGAAGGATAAAACTATTGTTAAAAAGAAGAGTCCAATATTCGCAGTGATCGCATCATTTATTTTCCCGGGCCTGGGACAGATTTATAATGGAGAATTAAGAAAAGGAATAGGTTTTATTATAATCGGAATAATTTTTGCTTCCATATGGGTATTCCTGACACAGAGCGGTCATATCATAGGACCTATTCTGGTGTCAAGTGCGGGATATCTTCTATTATGGGTATCTACTATTCATGATGCCTACAAGACCGCTGAAAAGATAAATAGCCATTTGTTACTGCTAAGTGATACTTGACTTCAGCGTCCTCTATGATTCAAAAAACCTGGCGTTTCATAGACGTTGATAAAATTGACGGCTTCTACAGCGCAGCTCTTTTTGAGTCGATAGGCAGGCATGTAGGCGCCGGCTCATCTCCCGAAACTATACTTTTCTGGCGGGTGCGCTCGCCCGTTGTATATCTTGGGTACCATCAATGTGTTGAGGACGAGATAAACACCGGTTTCTGCGGCGCCAGCGGCATCGGTATTGTACGGCGAATTCTGGGAGGTGGGTGCGGTTTTTGCGATGAGGACCAGATACTTTATTCTGTGATAGGCAGGGAGGAAGGAGTCATACCACGAGATATCCAGGATGCATATAATAAGGTCCTCAATGGTGTGGTCCTGGCCCTTGCGACCCTTGGTCCTGGAGGCGAACTCGAACCTGCCCGGAATGCTGTCTATTCAAGAGGCAAGAAAATCTCAGGGAATGCACAGGGACGCCTTGGAGGTGCGGTCTTGATCAATGGCAGCCTCTTGCTGGATTTTGATTTTGAGCTAATGGATAAAATCCTTAAAAACCCGACAAAGAACCTTCGTCCCGTGGAGCACGCAAGAGATGGAATGATAACTTTGCGGGAAATGCGCATAACGGACATGGCGGGTGTGAAAAAAGTCCTCATGAAAGGTTTTGAAAAAGCTCTCGGGATAATCTCTATGGATGGCACGTTGACCGGGAGTGAAGTGGAAATGGCGAATGAATTATCAGATAAGTACAGGCGGGATGATTGGACATTCAGGATGGATATCAGAAGGGAGCTCAGGAAAAAACCCGGCGTGCCTCCTGCTCCGCCAGCCGAATAACGTCCCTTAAAGGAATTCCTGAGCCCTTCGATGCTTTCCTGCAATCCTCGAACTCAGCAGAGATATTCAGCAGGACACCATGTAAATCTCTTGCAATTTTGATAGCGACTGAAAAAACCCTGCTGTTTATTGTAATGTTCACCTTTCCCATTTCCCTCTGTGCAATCAGCCTGTGTTTTATCGGGATAATCCTTACCCCGAGAGAACCTGTTTCCTCAATTATTTTCCTTGCGAGAGTCCCCGAATCCTCTGGTTTCACAATTACCTGGATTATGTGGCCGCTCCGTCCTTTTTTCATGGTAGCAGGTATTATGGATACATCCAGCGCGCCGGCTTTCAACAGCTCCTCAATAAGATTGCCGAGCACCTGGCCTGTGACATCGTCGACGTTGGTCTCAAGTACCTCTATTCTGTCTGATATTAGGGCATCGTCTATCTCACCTGCAATTATCCGCAACACATTGGGAATAACTGTATCTTTGCTTCCCGCTCCATAGCCGATACGTTCAGTTCTCATCGGGGGGCATGCACCTTTTTCATTTACGAAATGCGCAAGCAGCGCTGCGCCCGTGGGTGTCAGCAGTTCCCCTTCGACCGGGCCCGATTGCCATGGCAGCGAATATTCTTTTAATATCTCCATTACCGCAGGTGCTGGTACCGGGAATTTTCCATGCGAGAACTCAACGAAACCACTGCCAGCTGAAATTGGTGTACAATAAATCCTGTGATTTTTCAATCCCAGGTCGTGAAAAGCCATACATGCTCCAACAATGTCCGCGATCGCATCTTCCTGCCCGAGTTCATGGAAATGCAGATTTTCAAGACTTGAGCCGTGGACCTTTGCCTCGGCTTTTCCGAGAATGTTAAAAACTGAGATCGCATCTGAAATAATTTCATCAGGAAAACTCAAGGCTCTAATGCGCTCAATTATATCTGAAAAACTCAAACTATTTTCTTTTTTCGCGGACACTTTGACAGCAAGTGCCCCGATCCCTTTTTTTGCGGTCTTTGAAACCTCGACTTCAACCTCAGCCGACAATTCCATGGCCTCCTTAACCCGTCCCGCATTCGCTCCAAGGTCAATGAGGGCGGCAATGGTCATGTCACCTGATGCCCCGGAAAATGGATCGAACAGAATTGCTTTCATCATTTCACGATCTTATATCATCCTAAGGATTTATAAACACTGTCTGGATTTATAGAAGAAATACCCCACAACGCCGATCGTTATCACCGGCGACACCCATTGCGGGACCTTGTATCCGAAGCTATCCAGCACCATTATTATCCCCAGGAAAAATATGGAGTACATAGCCCCGTTTTTCAGGTAGATGTATCTCTTGACCCGTTCAATATTGCTGACCGTGAGCTGTCTCACCACATAGGCTCCCATGCCGTTACCGATGAGGATCAGGGGGACAGAAAGAGTGAATGCAAATGCTCCTACCACGCCGTCAATAGAGAACGTGGCATCGATCACCTCAAGGTACAGGATCTTGCTCAGGTCACTCATACTTGTTCCACCCATAAGCTCCTGCTCGTGAGCCTCTGCGTTCTGCTTGAACCCGTGTGTTATGAAAAATGCAGTCGAGCCCATCACTGCACCGAAGGCCATGAAAGGGTGCTGCTTTAATGAAAACCAGACAATTAAAGTGAGAATTATGGAGACTATGGCAAAGAACCAAACACCGTGCTGGTGGAAAAATCTCTCGCCACGCAGCCCGTAGTTCTTCGCCTCAATGAAAAGCCAGTGAAAAAATAGGAATATGAGGAAAACCCCTCCTCCAACCAGTAAGAAGGGCGCTGACTCCTCAATGACCTCCTTTACTCTTGGGTCCTGGCTGAAGGTGGCTGTCAGGGCGCCGACAGGACCGAGAGCAGGATTTGTCCCCCATACGATAAGCCATGGCAGCATGCCTCTTATGACAAAAACCGCAAAAAGCAATCCGTAGAAAAGGAACCATTTTCGTGCACGTAGTGACATCGTTGAGAGCACTTCGGCATTAATTACTGCATTGTCGATGCTGCTTATGGTCTCGAATAGAATAAGACCGATTATGGTCAGAATAATTGAGAATATGTCCATTTTGATCAAAATTCTTTGTAAGAATTACTGCGCTCTAACAGTTTTTCTGCGTATATATTTTCTCATTCACTTTATATTTGAGATACTTTTATCCACAATCATTATATACCGTCAAAGACCAAAGAGGTTCAACTTTACAACTGATGTAAAGTCGGAGGAAAAATAATAATGAATAAAAAAACGATGGGTTTTTTATGTGTGATACTGCTATCAACAGTATTCACCTTACAAGCAGGTGCATCCGCC
It includes:
- a CDS encoding 4Fe-4S binding protein, whose product is MAENEPVPESLPEKEPAPKKIGVYLCRCGGNIGDVVDLQAVAESLKENKDTVVNIQDYLCSSQGQEKIKNDIEKGKVDRVVIGSCSPKLHLETFRSMVKKAGLNPTLLEITNIREQASWVHEKDGINPKVRGLIKGAVARMGSLESLVPLEKKLVDRTLVIGGGIAGITTSLELADSHEVILIEKQPFLGGHMIGLSKTFPTLDCSQCILTPKMVAVRNHPNITMFTQTEVGDVSGSPGDYSITLKHSPRYVDIKKCISCGACARKCPTGAIFLPFAQAIPQAYVIDMSKCKNCRACVEVCPRDAVNLEAKEEKSIISVGAVTMATGFEPIDPSFIEEYNYPAPNLLTAVEFEEMLSARSKTGMRLQKADGTFPNRVAFVLCAGSRDFTGRGRKHCSKVCCIYSQKQAQLVKKMKGDAEAWIFYIDMRSAGRRFEEFYYHTAQKGVNYVRGKVSEIIPKPDSTLMVQYEDTNLGRKGREIFDMVVLCPALIPSAGTKELADKLGVPLGDDGFIEEKHVKLDPVNTLNQSVFAAGCVLGPKDIHDSVTEGMSAAHKVGQFLGKGIILIPPEKPMILECNGCGDCVKACPYNALSLERGKAVLSPLACTGCGTCVPACPIKGIELRNFTRNQLKAQLKGILSEGTGVIVFIDPFAYAAADIAGVNRKQYSSLIRFVSVPSIHVLDADVVNAAFEYGAAGVMLIEGTTDEKLTSLSDDLYKKLKKETRKHKKPLRYSHIETAQYEKLTDLLNVFASQAGAKAERKGNKVQGNNLKEIADTEED
- a CDS encoding CoB--CoM heterodisulfide reductase iron-sulfur subunit B family protein — translated: MKYSYYPGCAQHGTAVDYRMSVAIVFKRLGIELEEIKNWNCCGALHVDDWNTRVALSARTLAAAKGLDIATPCNLCYSNLMRANTAFEDSSLKNKVNEALMTKYEGNTKPKHLLEVVVKDFGLTKLSEHVKHPLKIKAVPYYGCLLTRPENRFDSPENPKSLDNLLSALGAEPVKYYYKTKCCGGPILITNEDLALCLAKDLLLMAKESGADCMVVTCPMCHLQLDAKQKAVESKYDIKIELPVIYFTQLIGLAMGLTPEELGLKKHLVSAEKLIAKIGR
- a CDS encoding biotin/lipoate A/B protein ligase family protein, with protein sequence MTSASSMIQKTWRFIDVDKIDGFYSAALFESIGRHVGAGSSPETILFWRVRSPVVYLGYHQCVEDEINTGFCGASGIGIVRRILGGGCGFCDEDQILYSVIGREEGVIPRDIQDAYNKVLNGVVLALATLGPGGELEPARNAVYSRGKKISGNAQGRLGGAVLINGSLLLDFDFELMDKILKNPTKNLRPVEHARDGMITLREMRITDMAGVKKVLMKGFEKALGIISMDGTLTGSEVEMANELSDKYRRDDWTFRMDIRRELRKKPGVPPAPPAE
- a CDS encoding 4Fe-4S dicluster domain-containing protein, producing the protein MKKETIQPESRDLAFRDLILKTPIGEKIPTCMQCGICAGSCPVSHEMDYTPRQLVRMVQLGLKKDVLNSNTIWICTTCFSCSVRCPRGIRPTELMEMLKPIAVAEGIRNKNAKFDQVFSDVVKKNGRASEFLLISKYSLSDPGMIKQAPFGLALISKGKLPLVIDKMDDTRELEGIFDPGTPPGENKEKPEKQKSNEGPEK
- the larC gene encoding nickel pincer cofactor biosynthesis protein LarC; the encoded protein is MKAILFDPFSGASGDMTIAALIDLGANAGRVKEAMELSAEVEVEVSKTAKKGIGALAVKVSAKKENSLSFSDIIERIRALSFPDEIISDAISVFNILGKAEAKVHGSSLENLHFHELGQEDAIADIVGACMAFHDLGLKNHRIYCTPISAGSGFVEFSHGKFPVPAPAVMEILKEYSLPWQSGPVEGELLTPTGAALLAHFVNEKGACPPMRTERIGYGAGSKDTVIPNVLRIIAGEIDDALISDRIEVLETNVDDVTGQVLGNLIEELLKAGALDVSIIPATMKKGRSGHIIQVIVKPEDSGTLARKIIEETGSLGVRIIPIKHRLIAQREMGKVNITINSRVFSVAIKIARDLHGVLLNISAEFEDCRKASKGSGIPLRDVIRLAEQEARRVFS
- a CDS encoding DUF475 domain-containing protein, with the translated sequence MDIFSIILTIIGLILFETISSIDNAVINAEVLSTMSLRARKWFLFYGLLFAVFVIRGMLPWLIVWGTNPALGPVGALTATFSQDPRVKEVIEESAPFLLVGGGVFLIFLFFHWLFIEAKNYGLRGERFFHQHGVWFFAIVSIILTLIVWFSLKQHPFMAFGAVMGSTAFFITHGFKQNAEAHEQELMGGTSMSDLSKILYLEVIDATFSIDGVVGAFAFTLSVPLILIGNGMGAYVVRQLTVSNIERVKRYIYLKNGAMYSIFFLGIIMVLDSFGYKVPQWVSPVITIGVVGYFFYKSRQCL